The Epilithonimonas zeae genome contains the following window.
AATTGATGAAATCCATAAATGCTTCGGAAACGGCTTGTTCCTCGCCAATCTCGTCCAACATTTTGTCAACCGCTTCTATTAAATAAGGTTCGGGCTGAATTTCTAAATTAAAGTTCTGAGCCAATCCCAATTCATAGGAAAAACTCTTGACCAATCGTGAATTGAACTTGTCAATCGTTCCGATATTAAGTGTAGAGTAGTGGTGCAGAATATAATCCAGAACTTTTTGGGAACGCAATCGTAAATCAGCCAAAGTGATTCTGTAACCTTGATGTTCTAATGCTTCCTGGATGTTTTTAAGATCTTGATTTTCGGAATAATTATCTTTCACAAATTCGCCAAGATAGAAAAGGATCCTTTCCTTCATTTCGTTGGCAGCTTTGTTGGTAAACGTTAATGCAATAATAGTTCTGATTGCATCCGATTGATTGGGAAATCTTAGACAAATCATCAACAACCTCTGAACGAGCGTGTAAGTTTTACCTGAACCAGCAGATGCGTTGATAACAGAATATGAGTTTTGCATAATAACGAAGATAAGAAACTAAGATAAAAGAATCGATATAAAACAGGTCAGAATCTGAATAATTTTCATTTGTGTTTGTTCGTTCTTTGTATATCCTATGTTCGTCCTTAGTTCGTCCAAAGACTAATTGATTATTTTAAATGATTTGTGTGGTTTTTAATTTAAAATATTACTAATTTTTATGTTTTAAATAAAAAATATTTATTTTTAATTTCAGATTTCTACATCATAATCCAATCGGAAAGACTTTCTGTGGTGAATATTTGGACCAAATTTCTTCAAAGCTTTTTGATGTGTTTTTGTACAGTACCCAAAATTGGTGTTCCAGCCATAGTTAGGAAATTCATCGTGAAGTTTGATCATCAGATTATCACGGTAATTTTTTGCAAGAATTGAAGCTGCGGCAATCGAGAGATACTTGCTATCACCTTTTATAATACAATGATGCGGGATATAATTATAAGGATGGAATTTGTTGCCGTCAACCAAAATCAATTCTGGCCTGGTTTTCAATTGGTCGAGCGCTCTGTGCATTGCGTGAAGGCTGGCATTCAATATATTATGTTCATCTATAAATTCAGGAGACAATTCTGCAATAGCAAAATCAACCGCATTTTCTCTAATATAAAGGTCAAGATTCTGTCTGGTTTTGAAATTTAACGTTTTAGAATCGTTAACCAAATTTTGCTTAAAATTTTTATTGACTATTACAGCGGCAGCAACTACAGGTCCTGCAAGACATCCTCTTCCGACTTCATCACATCCGGCTTCAATAAATGATTCTGAAAAATTTTGTATTAATAGCATAATAAAAAATATTACTGCAAAGTTATGTAATAGTGCGGCTTGATTGAATACTATTAACAAATTTTTAAGAATTTATGTTGGATATATTAATAAAGTTTTGCATTTTTGTTTATTGAAAAATTTGATTTGATATGAAAAAATTAACAACAAGTGTGTTGGCAGTAGTTCTTTCGTCGTCTTTTGCAGTAGTTTCTGCACAAACGGTAAAAGATACTGCTAAGACAACACAGATCGAGGAGGTTGTAATAACTGGAGCTCTGGGTATCAAGAAGACAGCTGATGCTACAACAAGTGCACAACAAATAGTTGGTACAAAGGAATTGAATCAAGCTGCAGCGCCTAGTGCTATACAATCATTAACAGGTAAAGTATCCGGACTAAAAATTACTAATACAAATAGTTCGGTTAACCCTGATTATAATATTGTTTTGAGAGGTGCAAAGTCTGTAACTGGAAATAATCAAGCACTAATAGTTATTGATAATTCAATTTCGACAGCGGCGATTTTAGGAGCAATACCTCCTGAAGCTATTGAAAGTGTAAACATTATTAAGGGTTTACAAGGGTCTGCTCTTTATGGATCGCAGGGTGTGAATGGTGTAATTATTGTAACAACCAAAAAAGGAACTAAATCCGAAAAAATTACATTTAATTTAACTTCTGCCGTAGAAATAAGTCAGGTATTCAAACTTCCTAAAGTACAAACTCGATATGGTAAAGGAGTACAAGATGAAAGCTATAGTGATGAAGATTATGGTGGAACAAACTATGTGCCATGGGAAAATACATCTTGGGGACCAGCTTATAATGGTAGCTTAGGTGGACAAATGGTTCCGACAGGTCTTCCTCAAGCAGATGGAAATTATATCTATGGTAAATATGCACCAGTAAAAGATCATTTTTCGAAATTCTTTCAAAATGGTGTTAATTTTCAAAATGGTTTGAGCATAAATGTTGGTGGTCCTGATTCTTATGCGTTTCTGTCGATGAATAGATTAGATAATGAATTTGTGGTTGCGAATGATAAACTTAAACAAAATAATTTCTTATTCAAAGGAGGTAAAAAATTTAATAAACTAAGAATTGATGGGCAATTTAACTATATCAGTAGAACTGTAAACCAAACAAATGGAGGTTTGTACGATGATATTTTGCAAATGCCAACAACAAATGATATAAGAGTCTATAGAAATTCGGGGATTCCGGGTTATCTTACAGCCTATGCTACCAATCCATATTGGACGATGCAACATGAAAGATTGAATTCAACAATGGAATATTTGAATGGTATCGTATCACTACAGTATGATTTTAATAAAAACATAAATTTAAGCTATACAGGAAATCTTAGTCTATCTAAAACTGAACAAGAAAATCATAATGATGGATTTAAGGATGTGGTAACTTATGCTGATGCAAATGTTCCTCTACCTAATGGTGTTGCTTCTTATTTTTATAATAGAAATTACACAGATAGAAGATATTATGGCGATTTGATGTTGAATTTTAATTATGATTTGACCGATGACTTGAATCTAAAAGTAAATTTAGGTAATAATATCCAAGATAGAGCATATAATGCAAGATCTGTAGGTGGGTCAGGATTAATAATTCCAGGATGGTATAGTGTAAATAACATTAGCTCACTTGCACTTCCTACTGATACTGGTACAAAAGAAGATGGTGGTACTATGGAGAACTATAATAGAAGAGTTAAAACCTATGCATTTTTTGGAAATTTAGATCTGGCATATAAAGATTATTTATTCTTGAATGCTACATATAGATACGAACAAAGTTCATTGTTTACAACAAATATAGGTGGAAACTTTAATAATAAAGCGTATCCATACTATTCTGCTGGTTTATCATTCATTCCTACTAAGGCTTTTGATTTTGGTGGTGATGTATTAACTTACATGAAAATTGCACCTAGTTATTCCAGAGTGGGTAATGCAAATTTAAATCCATATCAAATAAATCCTACGGGAAATGTGGCTGCAGGATATCCTTTTAATGTTCCTTCTTACATTTTAAATACTTCTGTTACAAATCCAAACTTAAAACCAGAGTATTTTAATAGTATTGAATTAAATGCAATGTTTGGATTTTTTAACGATCGTATTACTTTGGAAGGATCTGTTTATCAATCAAAAACTAAAGATTTAATTATTGCATCAGCTCCATCAAATTCTAGTGGTTTATCATCTTATGTAGATAATATTGGAAACTCTAAAACTAAAGGTTTTGATATTGATTTGGGACTTACACCTATTAAAACTCAAAATTTCACTTGGAATTTACATGCATATTTTTCTAAATCAGAAACTATATTAGAGTCTTTGCGTAGTGGTGCGTCTCAAGTTTCTTTACTTACATATTCATCACCTTCTATTGGTGTAGCGGCTGTAGTAGGACAGAACCTTTATTCTTTTGTTGGCTCAACATACCAAAAAGATCCTAATGGTAATATCATTGTAGGTGCAAATGGTGTACCTATTATTAATTCTGCTCTTTCAGTTTTAGGAAATGTGAATCCAGATTATACAATGGGACTTACTACCTCTTTTAAATATAAAGGATTGTCTCTTTCTGCAGTTATGGATTACAGAAAAGGAGGACAGTTTGTTTCATTTACCAAAGGTTTGTTAGCATTTACAGGTGGTCTTGAACAAACTGCAAATCAAGATAGAGAAAATGGATATGTTGTGCCAAATTCAGTACAATTAATAAATGGACAATATGTCGCTAATACTACTGCTGCATATTCGGCTGATTATTCTGGAGCTGTAACT
Protein-coding sequences here:
- a CDS encoding ribonuclease HII, producing MLLIQNFSESFIEAGCDEVGRGCLAGPVVAAAVIVNKNFKQNLVNDSKTLNFKTRQNLDLYIRENAVDFAIAELSPEFIDEHNILNASLHAMHRALDQLKTRPELILVDGNKFHPYNYIPHHCIIKGDSKYLSIAAASILAKNYRDNLMIKLHDEFPNYGWNTNFGYCTKTHQKALKKFGPNIHHRKSFRLDYDVEI
- a CDS encoding SusC/RagA family TonB-linked outer membrane protein yields the protein MKKLTTSVLAVVLSSSFAVVSAQTVKDTAKTTQIEEVVITGALGIKKTADATTSAQQIVGTKELNQAAAPSAIQSLTGKVSGLKITNTNSSVNPDYNIVLRGAKSVTGNNQALIVIDNSISTAAILGAIPPEAIESVNIIKGLQGSALYGSQGVNGVIIVTTKKGTKSEKITFNLTSAVEISQVFKLPKVQTRYGKGVQDESYSDEDYGGTNYVPWENTSWGPAYNGSLGGQMVPTGLPQADGNYIYGKYAPVKDHFSKFFQNGVNFQNGLSINVGGPDSYAFLSMNRLDNEFVVANDKLKQNNFLFKGGKKFNKLRIDGQFNYISRTVNQTNGGLYDDILQMPTTNDIRVYRNSGIPGYLTAYATNPYWTMQHERLNSTMEYLNGIVSLQYDFNKNINLSYTGNLSLSKTEQENHNDGFKDVVTYADANVPLPNGVASYFYNRNYTDRRYYGDLMLNFNYDLTDDLNLKVNLGNNIQDRAYNARSVGGSGLIIPGWYSVNNISSLALPTDTGTKEDGGTMENYNRRVKTYAFFGNLDLAYKDYLFLNATYRYEQSSLFTTNIGGNFNNKAYPYYSAGLSFIPTKAFDFGGDVLTYMKIAPSYSRVGNANLNPYQINPTGNVAAGYPFNVPSYILNTSVTNPNLKPEYFNSIELNAMFGFFNDRITLEGSVYQSKTKDLIIASAPSNSSGLSSYVDNIGNSKTKGFDIDLGLTPIKTQNFTWNLHAYFSKSETILESLRSGASQVSLLTYSSPSIGVAAVVGQNLYSFVGSTYQKDPNGNIIVGANGVPIINSALSVLGNVNPDYTMGLTTSFKYKGLSLSAVMDYRKGGQFVSFTKGLLAFTGGLEQTANQDRENGYVVPNSVQLINGQYVANTTAAYSADYSGAVTYWTGNNFRRTGENLIVDATFFKVREIALSYDLPKSLLASTFVNGVTFSLYARNPIAIYAKSNRNFADPETSNYTGNLSGIADTSQYPTTRVFGFKLNATF